The following proteins come from a genomic window of Malus domestica chromosome 02, GDT2T_hap1:
- the LOC103400755 gene encoding uncharacterized protein isoform X1: MLHRSFKPAKCKTSLKLAVSRIKLLKNKKDAQVKQIRRELAQLLETGQDRTARIRVEHVVREEKTKAAFELIEIYCELIAARLPMIESQKNCPIDLKEAITSVVFASPRCADIPELMDVRKHFTAKYGKEFISNAVELRPDCGVSRMLVEKLSAKSPDGPAKMKILAAIAEEHNVKWDPEALEEKESKPPEDLLQNGPNTFGRIPAEPYLGPPPPNHDVKAPSNAQVPPQNYGNYGPPSNFNEQNARSSPHFQDSASSNVSSNKATTSGSFHSEVRSSGNQNDGMENRLLSPEDGSSSSPGRQSWNMNFKDAASAAQAAAESAEMASMAARAAAELSRKHSSESRDKFSQSASLASSRTSTNAPSASSHQMQDRYPHQMADRDSQNKSSETEKRDFTDEVRMKRQSSNTNVQASEMQSGVKPDNISHFDNARSEEKSSRPSSHSNSMGEVSTKRQSSNTDVTYGSEMQTGNTPANMSYFGGMRSEEKSSRPSSRSNSSFGSEDQEDVLRGNLEDMRTGEQSMRSSSHSHSRNFSNDHENVSNGSVEESFVNDVNIFQSTKETNSYGNAALVFDDSGSDDDKSKFEVEDNKGQGSSLFFPSPDRNSFSPSADLDPWSSRQQTDEVRFKSSSQLSSSSVKHLPPVFSENLAGSMDSPQPTGLLPVAFDASDGPSSDSEEELDKLAQSTVSKISPMQSQSASHRSLGSSSSEEIYVGSNRKPGLLPSFRNLESAEVPPERSQRVENRTVQEENYDFDELPTGRPSVTLRKSGLDSNARDDVQASNLRQTMKDSEISEGCSCVEDTDNELSLGMLTGGLRNKGLRHPPYTKKLSGSSSSVKQDTGDTKVEQPSFLPSVRTSVVSEREQGSKRLIKERSTRTSVSYVASDDDSSEDELSHRTVRSSQDSIKLIQERSARTPVSYVASDDDSSEDEVSHRTVRNSQNSFNKKLGPEVKASSKSTFSFFDSEDSEPEEDLLTKISTSNARPSARLSRRTQPSSNSVRSSSSKTTVVSDVSGTSDYGKPSSKSSYATEIQLKPSSQTKSSDQEWNRLVEQAAPGPVRESKRVLPVETSNSNRNSSLRSFNSNETLPKPLSQTKSSERPRSQEWHKPVEQVVPKPMPESKRSSLVETSKSHGNPSSRSSYATESLPKPLSQTRSSEHPGSQEWHRPAEQAAPKPIRESKRSSPEDVKTSMSFGNSSSRTSYATETLPNPSSQTKSLERPGRQERQTPVEQAAPKPVLESRRSSSHVETSKPFAREQSSEISQKIETSKSSGSTESSSKEKASHVHPKLPDSDDIIAKFMALRKNRQ, encoded by the exons ATGCTTCACAGGAGCTTCAAGCCTGCCAAGTG CAAAACGTCATTGAAGCTTGCGGTTTCGCGGATAAAGCTATTGAAGAACAAGAAGGATGCACAGGTGAAGCAGATAAGGAGGGAATTGGCCCAGTTGCTTGAGACTGGCCAGGACCGGACTGCGAGAATTCGG GTTGAACATGTGGTCAGAGAAGAGAAGACAAAGGCAGCATTCGAACTTATCGAGATATATTGCGAGCTTATTGCCGCACGCTTGCCTATGATTGAATCACAAAA AAACTGCCCCATTGATCTGAAGGAAGCAATTACAAGTGTAGTATTTGCATCTCCAAGATGCGCAGACATACCAGAACTCATGGATGTTCGCAAGCATTTCACAGCTAAATATGGAAAGGAGTTTATCTCTAACGCTGTTGAATTGCGCCCAGATTGTGGCGTAAGTCGCATG TTAGTGGAGAAGTTATCTGCCAAATCACCCGATGGCCCTGCCAAGATGAAAATCTTGGCTGCAATAGCAGAGGAACATAACGTCAAATGGGATCCTGAAGCACTTGAAGAGAAAGAGTCTAAGCCTCCAGAGGACTTGCTG CAGAATGGGCCAAATACTTTTGGTAGAATTCCTGCGGAACCTTATCTTGGCCCACCTCCTCCTAATCATGATGTCAAGGCACCTTCTAATGCTCAGGTTCCACCTCAAAATTATGGGAATTATGGTCCACCCTCGAACTTTAACGAGCAGAATGCAAGATCTTCACCTCACTTTCAGGATTCTGCTTCTTCAAATGTTTCTTCCAACAAAGCAACCACATCTGGCTCATTTCATTCAGAAGTTAGATCTTCAG GAAATCAAAATGATGGGATGGAAAATAGGCTTTTGTCTCCTGAGGATGGAAGTTCTTCTTCACCGGGTAGGCAGAGCTGGAACATGAATTTTAAGGATGCTGCTTCTGCAGCACAGGCAGCTGCTGAATCAGCAGAAATGGCAAGCATGGCTGCCAGAGCAGCTGCTGAACTTTCAAGAAAACATTCTTCAGAGTCACGGGATAAGTTTAGCCAGTCAGCTTCCTTAGCTTCCAGTAGAACTTCCACAAATGCTCCTTCTGCGAGTAGTCACCAAATGCAAGATCGATATCCTCACCAAATGGCAGACCGAGATTCTCAAAATAAGTCATCTGAGACCGAGAAGCGTGATTTCACAGATGAAGTGCGTATGAAGAGACAGTCTAGCAACACTAATGTGCAAGCAAGTGAGATGCAAAGTGGAGTGAAACCAGATAATATTTCGCATTTTGACAATGCAAGATCTGAAGAGAAATCTAGTAGGCCATCCTCCCATTCTAATTCTATGGGAGAAGTGAGTACGAAGAGACAGTCAAGCAACACTGATGTGACGTATGGGAGTGAGATGCAAACTGGGAACACACCTGCTAACATGTCTTATTTTGGCGGTATGAGATCTGAAGAAAAATCTAGTAGGCCTTCCTCCCGATCTAATTCAAGCTTTGGTAGTGAAGATCAGGAAGATGTTTTAAGAGGGAACTTGGAAGATATGAGGACTGGAGAACAATCTATGAGGTCCTCCTCTCATTCTCATTCAAGAAATTTTAGTAATGACCATGAAAATGTTTCAAATGGCTCTGTTGAGGAGTCTTTTGTTAACGATGTTAACATCTTCCAAAGCACAAAGGAAACAAATTCTTATGGAAATGCTGCTTTGGTTTTTGATGACTCTGGTTCGGATGATGATAAAAGTAAATTTGAGGTGGAGGACAATAAGGGGCAAGGATCTAGTTTGTTTTTTCCTTCCCCTGATAGAAACTCATTCTCTCCTTCAGCAGATTTAGATCCTTGGAGCTCTAGACAACAGACGGATGAAGTACGATTTAAGTCCAGTTCACAATTAAGTTCTTCATCAGTGAAGCACTTGCCTCCTGTTTTTTCAGAAAATTTGGCAGGTTCCATGGACTCTCCACAACCAACTGGTTTGTTGCCTGTTGCTTTCGATGCTTCAGATGGCCCAAGTTCAGACAGTGAAGAGGAGTTAGACAAGCTTGCCCAGAGCACAGTTTCTAAAATTTCTCCTATGCAGAGCCAAAGTGCAAGTCATAGGTCATTAGGATCTTCATCCTCGGAGGAGATATATGTGGGTTCTAACAGAAAGCCAGGGTTACTGCCTTCTTTTCGTAATTTGGAATCTGCTGAAGTACCTCCTGAGAGAAGCCAAAGAGTCGAAAATAGAACCGTCCAGGAGGAAAACTATGATTTTGATGAATTGCCGACTGGTCGGCCATCTGTAACGCTAAGGAAATCTGGATTAGATTCAAATGCCAGGGACGATGTTCAAGCATCAAATTTGCGTCAAACTATGAAAGATAGTGAGATTTCAGAGGGATGTAGTTGTGTAGAAGACACTGACAATGAGCTGAGCTTAGGGATGTTGACAGGTGGGCTGCGAAATAAGGGTTTAAGGCATCCACCGTATACAAAGAAACTATCAGGAAGCTCTTCGTCTGTCAAACAAGATACTGGAGATACCAAGGTTGAGCAACCTTCCTTCCTTCCATCAGTCAGGACTTCTGTTGTCTCTGAAAGGGAGCAAGGGAGCAAAAGACTGATCAAGGAACGGAGCACACGAACCTCCGTCTCATATGTGGCTTCTGATGATGATTCTTCAGAGGATGAATTGTCACATAGAACTGTTAGAAGTAGCCAAGACTCGATAAAACTGATTCAGGAACGGAGTGCAAGAACCCCCGTCTCATATGTGGCTTCTGATGATGATTCTTCAGAGGATGAAGTGTCACATAGAACTGTTAGAAATAGCCAAAACTCGTTCAATAAAAAATTGGGACCTGAAGTAAAGGCAAGCTCCAAATCAACGTTTTCATTCTTTGATTCAGAGGATAGTGAGCCGGAGGAAGATCTTCTCACAAAGATTTCCACTAGCAATGCTCGTCCAAGTGCTAGACTGTCTAGAAGAACACAGCCGTCTTCAAATTCTGTTAGAAGTTCTAGCTCAAAGACAACAGTTGTGTCTGACGTGTCAGGGACTTCAGACTATGGAAAACCCTCTTCAAAGAGTTCCTATGCCACTGAAATTCAACTAAAGCCCTCGTCCCAGACCAAGAGCTCAGATCAGGAGTGGAATAGACTAGTAGAACAAGCGGCTCCTGGACCGGTACGAGAATCCAAGAGGGTCTTGCCcgtagagacttcaaattcaaacaGAAACTCCTCTTTGAGGAGTTTTAATTCCAATGAAACTTTACCAAAGCCGTTGTCCCAGACCAAGAGCTCAGAACGCCCAAGAAGTCAAGAGTGGCATAAACCAGTAGAACAAGTTGTTCCTAAACCAATGCCAGAGTCCAAGAGATCCTCACTTGTGGAGACTTCAAAGTCACATGGAAACCCCTCGTCAAGGAGTTCATATGCCACTGAAAGTCTACCAAAGCCCTTGTCCCAGACCAGAAGCTCAGAGCACCCAGGAAGTCAGGAGTGGCATAGACCGGCAGAACAAGCAGCTCCTAAACCAATTCGAGAATCCAAGAGGTCTTCACCGGAAGATGTAAAGACTTCTATGTCATTTGGAAACTCCTCTTCGAGGACTTCATATGCCACCGAGACTCTACCAAATCCCTCGTCCCAGACCAAGAGTTTGGAGCGCCCAGGAAGACAGGAGCGGCAAACACCAGTAGAACAAGCAGCGCCTAAACCAGTTCTGGAATCCAGGAGGTCCTCCTCGCATGTAGAGACTTCAAAGCCATTTGCAAGGGAGCAATCATCCGAAATTTCTCAAAAGATTGAAACATCTAAGTCCTCAGGTTCTACAGAGAGTTCATCAAAGGAGAAAGCTTCTCATGTCCACCCAAAGCTTCCAGACTCTGATGACATAATCGCCAAGTTTATGGCTCTTCGGAAGAATCGACAGTAA
- the LOC103400755 gene encoding uncharacterized protein isoform X2, whose translation MLHRSFKPAKCKTSLKLAVSRIKLLKNKKDAQVKQIRRELAQLLETGQDRTARIRVEHVVREEKTKAAFELIEIYCELIAARLPMIESQKNCPIDLKEAITSVVFASPRCADIPELMDVRKHFTAKYGKEFISNAVELRPDCGVSRMLVEKLSAKSPDGPAKMKILAAIAEEHNVKWDPEALEEKESKPPEDLLNGPNTFGRIPAEPYLGPPPPNHDVKAPSNAQVPPQNYGNYGPPSNFNEQNARSSPHFQDSASSNVSSNKATTSGSFHSEVRSSGNQNDGMENRLLSPEDGSSSSPGRQSWNMNFKDAASAAQAAAESAEMASMAARAAAELSRKHSSESRDKFSQSASLASSRTSTNAPSASSHQMQDRYPHQMADRDSQNKSSETEKRDFTDEVRMKRQSSNTNVQASEMQSGVKPDNISHFDNARSEEKSSRPSSHSNSMGEVSTKRQSSNTDVTYGSEMQTGNTPANMSYFGGMRSEEKSSRPSSRSNSSFGSEDQEDVLRGNLEDMRTGEQSMRSSSHSHSRNFSNDHENVSNGSVEESFVNDVNIFQSTKETNSYGNAALVFDDSGSDDDKSKFEVEDNKGQGSSLFFPSPDRNSFSPSADLDPWSSRQQTDEVRFKSSSQLSSSSVKHLPPVFSENLAGSMDSPQPTGLLPVAFDASDGPSSDSEEELDKLAQSTVSKISPMQSQSASHRSLGSSSSEEIYVGSNRKPGLLPSFRNLESAEVPPERSQRVENRTVQEENYDFDELPTGRPSVTLRKSGLDSNARDDVQASNLRQTMKDSEISEGCSCVEDTDNELSLGMLTGGLRNKGLRHPPYTKKLSGSSSSVKQDTGDTKVEQPSFLPSVRTSVVSEREQGSKRLIKERSTRTSVSYVASDDDSSEDELSHRTVRSSQDSIKLIQERSARTPVSYVASDDDSSEDEVSHRTVRNSQNSFNKKLGPEVKASSKSTFSFFDSEDSEPEEDLLTKISTSNARPSARLSRRTQPSSNSVRSSSSKTTVVSDVSGTSDYGKPSSKSSYATEIQLKPSSQTKSSDQEWNRLVEQAAPGPVRESKRVLPVETSNSNRNSSLRSFNSNETLPKPLSQTKSSERPRSQEWHKPVEQVVPKPMPESKRSSLVETSKSHGNPSSRSSYATESLPKPLSQTRSSEHPGSQEWHRPAEQAAPKPIRESKRSSPEDVKTSMSFGNSSSRTSYATETLPNPSSQTKSLERPGRQERQTPVEQAAPKPVLESRRSSSHVETSKPFAREQSSEISQKIETSKSSGSTESSSKEKASHVHPKLPDSDDIIAKFMALRKNRQ comes from the exons ATGCTTCACAGGAGCTTCAAGCCTGCCAAGTG CAAAACGTCATTGAAGCTTGCGGTTTCGCGGATAAAGCTATTGAAGAACAAGAAGGATGCACAGGTGAAGCAGATAAGGAGGGAATTGGCCCAGTTGCTTGAGACTGGCCAGGACCGGACTGCGAGAATTCGG GTTGAACATGTGGTCAGAGAAGAGAAGACAAAGGCAGCATTCGAACTTATCGAGATATATTGCGAGCTTATTGCCGCACGCTTGCCTATGATTGAATCACAAAA AAACTGCCCCATTGATCTGAAGGAAGCAATTACAAGTGTAGTATTTGCATCTCCAAGATGCGCAGACATACCAGAACTCATGGATGTTCGCAAGCATTTCACAGCTAAATATGGAAAGGAGTTTATCTCTAACGCTGTTGAATTGCGCCCAGATTGTGGCGTAAGTCGCATG TTAGTGGAGAAGTTATCTGCCAAATCACCCGATGGCCCTGCCAAGATGAAAATCTTGGCTGCAATAGCAGAGGAACATAACGTCAAATGGGATCCTGAAGCACTTGAAGAGAAAGAGTCTAAGCCTCCAGAGGACTTGCTG AATGGGCCAAATACTTTTGGTAGAATTCCTGCGGAACCTTATCTTGGCCCACCTCCTCCTAATCATGATGTCAAGGCACCTTCTAATGCTCAGGTTCCACCTCAAAATTATGGGAATTATGGTCCACCCTCGAACTTTAACGAGCAGAATGCAAGATCTTCACCTCACTTTCAGGATTCTGCTTCTTCAAATGTTTCTTCCAACAAAGCAACCACATCTGGCTCATTTCATTCAGAAGTTAGATCTTCAG GAAATCAAAATGATGGGATGGAAAATAGGCTTTTGTCTCCTGAGGATGGAAGTTCTTCTTCACCGGGTAGGCAGAGCTGGAACATGAATTTTAAGGATGCTGCTTCTGCAGCACAGGCAGCTGCTGAATCAGCAGAAATGGCAAGCATGGCTGCCAGAGCAGCTGCTGAACTTTCAAGAAAACATTCTTCAGAGTCACGGGATAAGTTTAGCCAGTCAGCTTCCTTAGCTTCCAGTAGAACTTCCACAAATGCTCCTTCTGCGAGTAGTCACCAAATGCAAGATCGATATCCTCACCAAATGGCAGACCGAGATTCTCAAAATAAGTCATCTGAGACCGAGAAGCGTGATTTCACAGATGAAGTGCGTATGAAGAGACAGTCTAGCAACACTAATGTGCAAGCAAGTGAGATGCAAAGTGGAGTGAAACCAGATAATATTTCGCATTTTGACAATGCAAGATCTGAAGAGAAATCTAGTAGGCCATCCTCCCATTCTAATTCTATGGGAGAAGTGAGTACGAAGAGACAGTCAAGCAACACTGATGTGACGTATGGGAGTGAGATGCAAACTGGGAACACACCTGCTAACATGTCTTATTTTGGCGGTATGAGATCTGAAGAAAAATCTAGTAGGCCTTCCTCCCGATCTAATTCAAGCTTTGGTAGTGAAGATCAGGAAGATGTTTTAAGAGGGAACTTGGAAGATATGAGGACTGGAGAACAATCTATGAGGTCCTCCTCTCATTCTCATTCAAGAAATTTTAGTAATGACCATGAAAATGTTTCAAATGGCTCTGTTGAGGAGTCTTTTGTTAACGATGTTAACATCTTCCAAAGCACAAAGGAAACAAATTCTTATGGAAATGCTGCTTTGGTTTTTGATGACTCTGGTTCGGATGATGATAAAAGTAAATTTGAGGTGGAGGACAATAAGGGGCAAGGATCTAGTTTGTTTTTTCCTTCCCCTGATAGAAACTCATTCTCTCCTTCAGCAGATTTAGATCCTTGGAGCTCTAGACAACAGACGGATGAAGTACGATTTAAGTCCAGTTCACAATTAAGTTCTTCATCAGTGAAGCACTTGCCTCCTGTTTTTTCAGAAAATTTGGCAGGTTCCATGGACTCTCCACAACCAACTGGTTTGTTGCCTGTTGCTTTCGATGCTTCAGATGGCCCAAGTTCAGACAGTGAAGAGGAGTTAGACAAGCTTGCCCAGAGCACAGTTTCTAAAATTTCTCCTATGCAGAGCCAAAGTGCAAGTCATAGGTCATTAGGATCTTCATCCTCGGAGGAGATATATGTGGGTTCTAACAGAAAGCCAGGGTTACTGCCTTCTTTTCGTAATTTGGAATCTGCTGAAGTACCTCCTGAGAGAAGCCAAAGAGTCGAAAATAGAACCGTCCAGGAGGAAAACTATGATTTTGATGAATTGCCGACTGGTCGGCCATCTGTAACGCTAAGGAAATCTGGATTAGATTCAAATGCCAGGGACGATGTTCAAGCATCAAATTTGCGTCAAACTATGAAAGATAGTGAGATTTCAGAGGGATGTAGTTGTGTAGAAGACACTGACAATGAGCTGAGCTTAGGGATGTTGACAGGTGGGCTGCGAAATAAGGGTTTAAGGCATCCACCGTATACAAAGAAACTATCAGGAAGCTCTTCGTCTGTCAAACAAGATACTGGAGATACCAAGGTTGAGCAACCTTCCTTCCTTCCATCAGTCAGGACTTCTGTTGTCTCTGAAAGGGAGCAAGGGAGCAAAAGACTGATCAAGGAACGGAGCACACGAACCTCCGTCTCATATGTGGCTTCTGATGATGATTCTTCAGAGGATGAATTGTCACATAGAACTGTTAGAAGTAGCCAAGACTCGATAAAACTGATTCAGGAACGGAGTGCAAGAACCCCCGTCTCATATGTGGCTTCTGATGATGATTCTTCAGAGGATGAAGTGTCACATAGAACTGTTAGAAATAGCCAAAACTCGTTCAATAAAAAATTGGGACCTGAAGTAAAGGCAAGCTCCAAATCAACGTTTTCATTCTTTGATTCAGAGGATAGTGAGCCGGAGGAAGATCTTCTCACAAAGATTTCCACTAGCAATGCTCGTCCAAGTGCTAGACTGTCTAGAAGAACACAGCCGTCTTCAAATTCTGTTAGAAGTTCTAGCTCAAAGACAACAGTTGTGTCTGACGTGTCAGGGACTTCAGACTATGGAAAACCCTCTTCAAAGAGTTCCTATGCCACTGAAATTCAACTAAAGCCCTCGTCCCAGACCAAGAGCTCAGATCAGGAGTGGAATAGACTAGTAGAACAAGCGGCTCCTGGACCGGTACGAGAATCCAAGAGGGTCTTGCCcgtagagacttcaaattcaaacaGAAACTCCTCTTTGAGGAGTTTTAATTCCAATGAAACTTTACCAAAGCCGTTGTCCCAGACCAAGAGCTCAGAACGCCCAAGAAGTCAAGAGTGGCATAAACCAGTAGAACAAGTTGTTCCTAAACCAATGCCAGAGTCCAAGAGATCCTCACTTGTGGAGACTTCAAAGTCACATGGAAACCCCTCGTCAAGGAGTTCATATGCCACTGAAAGTCTACCAAAGCCCTTGTCCCAGACCAGAAGCTCAGAGCACCCAGGAAGTCAGGAGTGGCATAGACCGGCAGAACAAGCAGCTCCTAAACCAATTCGAGAATCCAAGAGGTCTTCACCGGAAGATGTAAAGACTTCTATGTCATTTGGAAACTCCTCTTCGAGGACTTCATATGCCACCGAGACTCTACCAAATCCCTCGTCCCAGACCAAGAGTTTGGAGCGCCCAGGAAGACAGGAGCGGCAAACACCAGTAGAACAAGCAGCGCCTAAACCAGTTCTGGAATCCAGGAGGTCCTCCTCGCATGTAGAGACTTCAAAGCCATTTGCAAGGGAGCAATCATCCGAAATTTCTCAAAAGATTGAAACATCTAAGTCCTCAGGTTCTACAGAGAGTTCATCAAAGGAGAAAGCTTCTCATGTCCACCCAAAGCTTCCAGACTCTGATGACATAATCGCCAAGTTTATGGCTCTTCGGAAGAATCGACAGTAA
- the LOC108170060 gene encoding probable phospholipase A2 homolog 1, with protein sequence MSSMSRDAGLRRMTRFAAALAVVIFSLAVVAHCSNNDSEVSCSRICVAENCNSVGIRYGKYCGVGWTGCPGEQPCDDLDACCKIHDDCVGKKGMTDIKCHEKFKRCIKKVHKSGKVGFSKQCPYDTAVPTMVQGMDLAILLSQFGNSKLEL encoded by the exons ATGTCATCAATGTCGCGAGACGCCGGCCTCCGTCGCATGACGCGGTTCGCCGCCGCGCTAGCCGTAGTCATCTTCTCCCTCGCCGTCGTCGCCCACTGTTCCAACAATGATTCCGAG GTGAGTTGCAGCCGGATCTGCGTGGCGGAGAACTGTAATT CGGTTGGGATTCGATACGGGAAGTACTGCGGGGTAGGGTGGACCGGCTGCCCGGGAGAGCAGCCCTGCGATGATCTTGATGCTTGCTGCAAGATTCATGATGATTGTGTTGGCAAAAAGG GTATGACCGATATTAAATGCCATGAGAAGTTCAAGCGCTGCATAAAGAAAGTACATAAATCTGGGAAGGTTGGATTTTCTAAGCAGTGTCCTTATGATACCGCTGTGCCTACTATGGTACAGGGTATGGATTTGGCTATCTTACTGAGCCAGTTTGGTAACTCGAAGCTTGAGCTGTGA